The following coding sequences lie in one Megalodesulfovibrio gigas DSM 1382 = ATCC 19364 genomic window:
- a CDS encoding redox-sensing transcriptional repressor Rex gives MPNPRLFSLKSDSIPRATIQRLALYVQVLEDLQREGADVISSESLAKACDVNPSQIRKDLAYFGKFGVRGVGYYIQDLIASLKRCLGIDHTWKTVLVGVGNLGRALLNHKEFKLRGFEVIGAFDCDPFKIGEEVSGLEVMCTKRLMEKSHELGVEIGIITTPPERAQRAANHLVEAGIKGILNFAPARITVPEHVVLEYVDFFHHLYSVAFNITLSQQK, from the coding sequence GTGCCAAATCCTCGCCTCTTCTCTCTTAAAAGCGACAGCATTCCTCGCGCTACCATCCAGCGTCTTGCCCTGTATGTGCAAGTGCTGGAGGATTTGCAGCGCGAAGGTGCCGATGTGATTTCTTCTGAAAGCCTCGCCAAGGCCTGCGATGTGAACCCCTCGCAGATTCGCAAGGACCTCGCCTACTTTGGCAAATTCGGCGTCCGCGGTGTTGGCTACTACATTCAGGACCTTATTGCCTCCCTCAAACGCTGTCTGGGCATCGACCATACCTGGAAAACCGTGCTGGTGGGAGTGGGCAACCTGGGCCGTGCCCTGTTGAACCACAAGGAATTCAAGCTGCGCGGCTTTGAGGTCATCGGTGCGTTCGATTGCGATCCCTTCAAGATCGGCGAGGAAGTGTCCGGCCTTGAAGTGATGTGCACCAAGCGGCTCATGGAAAAGTCCCACGAACTGGGTGTGGAAATCGGCATCATCACCACCCCGCCGGAGCGCGCCCAGCGTGCGGCAAACCATCTGGTGGAAGCCGGCATCAAAGGCATCCTGAATTTTGCGCCGGCCCGCATCACCGTTCCCGAGCATGTGGTGTTGGAATATGTGGACTTTTTCCACCACCTGTATTCCGTGGCCTTCAATATCACCTTGTCGCAGCAAAAATAG
- a CDS encoding DUF362 domain-containing protein, which yields MLQVSLDRCPAYGAPGLSALVGELLQGAGCRPTPGTRVLVKPNLISAADAGLAATHPAVVRAVCEYLLAHGCRVQVGDSPAFGTGRLVARKVGIVAALRDLPVSLVELDRPRAVALSFGERIGISAVALESELLVNVPKCKVHVQMRLSLAVKNCFGCVAGMRKPLAHARYGEQGTRFESMLLDILAALPAMVHLIDGITAMHVRGPMGGQPFALGLLGASASAVALDTALATVLGVTPEESAIWQESLRRGIPGSRLEQLDFPRLHPRDFAAAGFQVPGVLRPVTFNPLQLARGACKRLLARLG from the coding sequence ATGCTGCAGGTGTCTCTGGATCGCTGCCCGGCCTATGGCGCGCCGGGGTTGTCGGCGCTTGTGGGAGAGCTGCTCCAGGGGGCAGGCTGCCGGCCGACGCCGGGCACGCGCGTGCTGGTCAAGCCCAATCTCATCAGCGCGGCGGATGCCGGTCTGGCGGCCACGCATCCCGCCGTGGTCCGGGCCGTGTGCGAATACCTGCTGGCCCACGGCTGCCGGGTGCAGGTGGGGGATTCGCCGGCCTTCGGCACGGGGCGTCTCGTGGCGCGTAAGGTGGGGATTGTCGCGGCGCTCAGGGACCTGCCCGTGTCCCTGGTGGAGCTGGACCGGCCGCGGGCCGTGGCGTTGTCCTTCGGCGAGCGCATCGGCATCTCGGCCGTGGCCCTGGAGAGCGAGCTGCTGGTCAACGTGCCCAAGTGCAAGGTGCACGTCCAGATGCGGCTGTCTTTGGCGGTGAAGAACTGCTTCGGCTGCGTGGCAGGCATGCGCAAGCCCCTGGCCCATGCCCGCTACGGCGAGCAGGGCACGCGCTTTGAATCCATGCTGCTGGATATCCTGGCTGCGCTGCCGGCTATGGTCCATCTCATCGATGGCATCACGGCCATGCATGTGCGCGGTCCCATGGGCGGGCAGCCCTTTGCCCTGGGACTGCTGGGCGCCTCGGCCAGCGCCGTGGCCCTGGATACGGCCCTGGCCACCGTGCTGGGGGTGACGCCGGAGGAGTCGGCCATCTGGCAGGAATCCCTGCGGCGTGGCATCCCCGGATCCCGGCTGGAGCAGCTCGATTTTCCGCGCCTGCACCCGCGCGACTTCGCCGCCGCCGGCTTCCAGGTGCCCGGGGTACTGCGGCCGGTGACGTTCAATCCGCTGCAACTCGCCCGCGGGGCGTGCAAGCGACTGCTGGCGCGTCTGGGCTGA
- a CDS encoding ATP synthase subunit I: MSRSTVLDTLLQPWRALRHRIEAHLYARGVRNASVRALLARQCLLAVVAMGVGVAGGIFHPWLLHFGIGVGIVTANFYFLATSIARRLESGVQGPLVASTIVRFYGRLILTGVLLAVLLVFGKISLAALLAGLSTVVATILIWGVESYLAQHSKEA, from the coding sequence ATGAGCCGTTCCACTGTCCTGGATACCCTGCTGCAGCCCTGGCGTGCGCTGCGGCACCGCATCGAAGCCCACCTGTATGCCAGGGGGGTCCGCAACGCCTCCGTGCGCGCGCTGCTCGCGCGGCAGTGCCTGCTGGCGGTGGTGGCGATGGGCGTGGGTGTGGCAGGCGGCATTTTTCATCCCTGGCTGCTGCATTTCGGCATCGGGGTGGGCATCGTCACCGCAAACTTTTATTTTCTGGCGACCTCCATTGCCCGACGGCTTGAATCCGGGGTGCAGGGGCCGCTGGTGGCGTCCACGATTGTTCGCTTTTACGGCCGGTTGATCCTCACCGGGGTCTTGCTGGCTGTGTTGCTTGTTTTTGGTAAAATCTCCCTGGCGGCCCTTTTGGCGGGGCTTTCCACTGTGGTCGCCACCATCCTTATCTGGGGCGTGGAATCATATCTCGCGCAACACTCGAAGGAGGCGTAA
- the atpE gene encoding ATP synthase F0 subunit C — MRKSLMIVLNTLAMLSLAAVAFAADGGVKLDAPALGLTLFAAGIGMAIAAAGCGIGQGMGLKAALEGTARNPDAGGKIMTSLILGLAFVESLAIYALVINILLIMANPYV, encoded by the coding sequence ATGCGCAAGTCCCTCATGATCGTGCTGAACACCCTGGCCATGCTCTCCCTGGCTGCCGTTGCCTTCGCCGCTGATGGTGGCGTGAAGCTGGACGCCCCCGCCCTGGGCCTGACCCTGTTCGCCGCTGGTATTGGCATGGCCATCGCTGCTGCTGGCTGCGGTATCGGTCAGGGCATGGGCCTCAAGGCCGCCCTCGAAGGCACCGCCCGCAATCCTGATGCCGGCGGCAAGATCATGACCTCCCTGATCCTCGGCCTGGCCTTCGTGGAATCCCTGGCCATTTACGCCCTGGTCATCAACATCCTGCTGATCATGGCCAACCCCTACGTCTAA
- a CDS encoding methyl-accepting chemotaxis protein, with protein sequence MKTLPIATRLLLLFAVSAFAAAVIFAVGVYSSNRLADVGAAEAQQVMLAGERAKIKVATDSMAQALSKALAAIPGEDAKVAHMREAIKDAFFEADRSGYYYIYTGTTNVAHPVNPALHGKDLVDLKGPDGVYSVRDLAKAATAGGGFVNFTWAKPGKGDTPKLGYATMIPGTSYWIGTGVYVDNVDDTAAAIAGRMNAAVDNWTLIDGLVFAVMFLLVLLPLSFKISRSIVGPIKATTAAAARIARGDLDVRLQASGADEISQLQQALETMAAALKRNLDALTDKEAMAMREAQRSQQAAAEAQEAVRKVETAHAAILATVNGLTDVVAQLDTATRDLTAIGRDIQQGAQGQQERLEHTAEAMSQMRDAVGNVAANASDAASVTGLTREAASEGEAIIRQTVAAMGGLKTLADSLKTNMNQLGVQSEGIGAVIQVISDIADQTNLLALNAAIEAARAGDAGRGFAVVADEVRKLAEKTMAATGEVGQSIKAIQSMTRDNLAGVDKTMRAVDDTAGLAHASGEKLRQILGAAEQAAAQVRTIAAAADQQAASAQAIMRSVDEVSGIARNSAGHAADAARHIQKLSQQTGALTGLIRQLDKR encoded by the coding sequence GTGAAGACCCTGCCCATCGCCACGCGGCTGTTGTTGCTGTTTGCCGTGTCCGCCTTTGCCGCGGCCGTCATCTTCGCCGTCGGCGTCTATTCGTCGAACCGCCTGGCCGACGTCGGCGCGGCCGAGGCCCAGCAGGTGATGCTAGCCGGGGAGCGCGCCAAGATCAAGGTCGCCACGGATTCCATGGCCCAGGCCCTGAGCAAGGCGCTGGCCGCCATCCCCGGGGAGGACGCCAAGGTCGCCCACATGCGCGAGGCCATCAAGGATGCCTTCTTCGAAGCCGACCGGTCCGGCTATTATTACATCTATACTGGCACCACCAACGTGGCCCACCCGGTCAATCCCGCCCTGCACGGCAAGGATCTGGTGGATCTCAAGGGACCGGACGGCGTGTATTCCGTGCGCGATCTGGCCAAGGCCGCCACGGCCGGCGGCGGGTTCGTCAACTTCACCTGGGCCAAGCCCGGCAAGGGCGACACACCCAAGCTCGGCTACGCCACCATGATCCCGGGCACCTCGTACTGGATCGGCACCGGGGTGTACGTGGACAACGTGGACGACACCGCCGCCGCCATCGCCGGCCGCATGAACGCCGCCGTGGACAACTGGACGCTCATTGACGGCTTGGTCTTTGCCGTCATGTTCCTGCTGGTGCTCCTGCCCCTGAGCTTCAAAATTTCCCGCAGCATTGTGGGACCCATCAAGGCCACCACCGCCGCCGCCGCCCGCATTGCCCGGGGCGATCTGGACGTGCGGCTGCAGGCCTCGGGGGCGGACGAAATCAGTCAGCTGCAGCAGGCCCTGGAAACCATGGCCGCCGCCCTGAAGCGCAACCTCGACGCCCTGACCGACAAGGAAGCCATGGCCATGCGCGAGGCGCAGCGGTCCCAGCAGGCCGCCGCCGAAGCCCAGGAGGCCGTGCGCAAGGTGGAAACAGCCCATGCCGCCATCCTGGCCACGGTGAACGGCCTGACCGATGTGGTGGCCCAGCTGGACACCGCCACGCGCGACCTCACCGCCATTGGCCGCGACATCCAGCAGGGCGCACAGGGACAGCAGGAACGCCTGGAGCACACCGCCGAAGCCATGAGCCAGATGCGCGACGCCGTGGGCAACGTGGCCGCCAATGCCTCGGACGCCGCCAGCGTCACCGGTCTGACCCGCGAGGCCGCCTCGGAAGGCGAAGCCATCATCAGGCAGACGGTTGCAGCCATGGGCGGCCTGAAGACCCTGGCCGACTCCCTGAAGACGAACATGAACCAGCTGGGCGTGCAATCCGAAGGCATCGGCGCCGTCATCCAGGTCATCTCGGATATTGCCGATCAAACCAACCTGCTGGCGCTCAATGCCGCCATCGAGGCCGCCAGAGCCGGCGACGCCGGCCGGGGCTTTGCCGTGGTGGCCGACGAAGTGCGCAAGCTGGCCGAAAAAACCATGGCCGCCACCGGCGAGGTGGGCCAGAGCATCAAGGCCATCCAGTCCATGACCCGCGACAACCTCGCCGGCGTGGACAAGACCATGCGCGCCGTAGACGACACCGCCGGCCTGGCCCACGCCTCCGGCGAAAAACTGCGGCAGATTCTTGGCGCCGCAGAACAGGCCGCCGCCCAGGTACGGACCATCGCCGCCGCGGCAGACCAGCAGGCCGCCTCGGCCCAGGCCATCATGCGCAGCGTGGACGAGGTGAGCGGCATTGCCCGCAACAGCGCCGGCCACGCCGCGGACGCCGCCCGGCACATCCAGAAACTCTCGCAGCAAACAGGCGCCCTCACCGGCCTCATCCGACAGCTGGACAAGCGATAG
- a CDS encoding rhodanese-like domain-containing protein codes for MHAPAPMGHMTAEALQQYLATHREGSYELVDVRQPVEFRHGHIPGAHLLPLPEFVHLLETGAALPFPADRTIIFYCHSGNRSRVAARQMLASNRGGGAVYSLDGGMLAWTGTALEGIPRLEALPLHAPLKTMLLAALDMEKAALTLYTALDTEARRAGRPGEGCQADPLTAQLVDMESAHARQVYQVLVGQWGEGSPPDFETLFKKAGGDVLEGGRKLDELAPWVAKAMALEDGCLSVIELGLEVEYAAHDLYRAVARQARTLPGLSEADAAAMETIFLDLAQQEKQHARFLLERLERLAVA; via the coding sequence ATGCACGCACCTGCCCCCATGGGCCATATGACTGCAGAGGCACTGCAGCAGTATCTGGCCACGCACCGCGAAGGCAGTTACGAGTTGGTGGATGTGCGCCAGCCAGTGGAGTTTCGCCACGGGCATATCCCCGGGGCCCATCTGCTGCCCCTGCCAGAATTCGTGCATCTGTTGGAAACCGGCGCGGCACTGCCGTTTCCTGCGGATCGGACCATCATTTTTTATTGCCATTCCGGCAATCGTTCCCGGGTGGCGGCCCGGCAGATGCTGGCCTCGAACCGGGGGGGCGGTGCGGTCTATTCCCTGGACGGCGGCATGCTTGCCTGGACCGGCACGGCCTTGGAGGGCATCCCCCGCCTGGAAGCGCTCCCGCTGCACGCGCCGTTGAAAACCATGCTCCTGGCCGCCCTGGACATGGAAAAGGCCGCCCTCACGCTGTACACCGCCCTGGACACCGAAGCCCGCCGTGCAGGCCGTCCCGGCGAAGGATGCCAGGCGGATCCCCTCACCGCCCAACTGGTGGACATGGAATCCGCCCATGCCCGGCAGGTGTATCAGGTTCTGGTGGGGCAGTGGGGAGAGGGATCGCCCCCGGATTTCGAGACGCTTTTCAAGAAAGCCGGCGGCGACGTGCTGGAAGGCGGTCGCAAGCTGGACGAGCTGGCCCCCTGGGTGGCCAAGGCCATGGCATTGGAAGACGGCTGCCTGAGCGTGATCGAGTTGGGGTTGGAAGTGGAATATGCCGCCCATGACCTGTATCGTGCCGTGGCCCGTCAGGCGCGCACGCTGCCGGGCTTGTCCGAGGCGGATGCCGCGGCCATGGAGACGATTTTTCTGGATCTGGCCCAGCAGGAGAAGCAGCACGCCCGCTTTCTGCTGGAACGGCTCGAACGCCTGGCTGTCGCGTGA
- a CDS encoding AtpZ/AtpI family protein: protein MMAEHDSRSQGTGAAPSKKEGGPLQVLAGVSSNAGLLGLHMVSSTAVGLAMGWFLDKWLGTKPWLMIVFLGMGIVEGFRNMWREAQRMRKQDDAVRAAQDAGEAPPETDSGRLVFFKKEHFAKTYVSPVRPDGPDGLGGPDASDSPARPESADVSLPGEPKNASPAGEKSDEVLDEEALRQALIRELQEAKADPETAEALRMLLKQQAGSEASEMVSQICGAECGQDASETREALPGNHAPHKARSNES from the coding sequence ATGATGGCCGAACACGACTCGCGATCCCAGGGCACCGGAGCTGCGCCGTCCAAAAAAGAGGGCGGGCCGCTGCAGGTATTGGCCGGGGTGAGTTCCAATGCAGGCCTCTTGGGGCTGCATATGGTAAGCTCCACTGCGGTGGGGTTGGCCATGGGCTGGTTCCTGGACAAGTGGCTGGGCACCAAGCCGTGGCTGATGATTGTGTTCCTTGGCATGGGCATTGTGGAGGGATTCCGCAACATGTGGCGCGAAGCCCAGCGCATGCGCAAACAGGATGACGCCGTGCGCGCCGCGCAGGATGCGGGCGAGGCGCCCCCGGAAACAGACAGCGGGCGGCTGGTGTTCTTCAAGAAAGAGCACTTCGCCAAGACCTACGTCTCCCCGGTGCGGCCTGACGGACCAGACGGGCTAGGCGGGCCGGATGCGTCAGATTCTCCAGCCCGGCCAGAGAGTGCGGATGTCTCCCTGCCAGGTGAACCAAAAAACGCGTCACCGGCAGGTGAAAAAAGTGACGAAGTGCTTGACGAAGAGGCCCTTCGACAGGCACTGATTCGCGAGTTGCAAGAAGCCAAGGCCGATCCGGAAACGGCCGAGGCGCTGCGCATGCTGCTCAAGCAGCAGGCAGGCTCGGAAGCATCCGAAATGGTTTCACAGATTTGTGGAGCTGAATGTGGGCAGGATGCATCCGAAACCCGGGAGGCCCTTCCCGGCAACCACGCCCCACACAAGGCACGATCAAACGAATCATGA
- a CDS encoding A/G-specific adenine glycosylase: protein MNSMQRALLDWFAVNQRPLPWRTEYHPWHVLVAEIMGQQTQLDRVAARLPVFLDRFPSPTALAAASEEEVLKAWEGLGYYARARNLQAAAQALTAQYGGEIPQDLDAVRALPGVGRYTAGAVLSQAFNLPVPIVDANVARLFARLFDLDEPIASRETQAFLWETAAAIIPPGHARDFNQALMELGALVCGKNPRCSACPLTGHCEAHRLNIVEERPVPTQAKAIIPLEVATGVLVHRGRIFIQKRLPHGAWGGLWEFPGGRIEPEETPHQAVVRELLEETGYPVAVTDKIALVRHGYTTYKVALHCFACRLEIDPAAEDIPAPQLTAAQDARWVTLRDLAHYAFPAGHRKLIDLMERDLRFA, encoded by the coding sequence ATGAACTCCATGCAACGCGCCCTGCTGGACTGGTTCGCCGTCAACCAGCGTCCGCTTCCCTGGCGCACCGAATACCATCCCTGGCATGTGCTGGTGGCCGAAATCATGGGCCAGCAGACCCAACTGGACCGCGTGGCGGCGCGGCTGCCGGTGTTTCTGGACCGCTTTCCTTCCCCCACCGCCCTGGCGGCGGCCTCTGAGGAAGAGGTCCTCAAGGCCTGGGAGGGGCTGGGCTACTACGCCCGGGCCCGCAACCTGCAAGCCGCGGCCCAGGCGCTGACGGCGCAGTACGGCGGGGAGATTCCGCAGGATCTGGACGCCGTGCGCGCCCTGCCCGGTGTGGGCCGTTATACGGCCGGCGCCGTGCTCAGCCAGGCCTTCAACCTGCCCGTGCCCATTGTGGATGCCAACGTGGCCCGGCTCTTTGCCCGGCTCTTCGACCTGGATGAGCCCATCGCCTCCCGCGAGACTCAGGCCTTTTTGTGGGAGACGGCCGCGGCCATCATCCCCCCCGGCCATGCCCGGGATTTCAACCAGGCCCTCATGGAACTGGGCGCGCTGGTCTGCGGCAAGAATCCGCGCTGTTCGGCCTGTCCCCTGACCGGGCACTGCGAGGCGCATCGCCTCAATATCGTGGAAGAACGTCCCGTGCCGACCCAGGCCAAGGCCATCATCCCCCTGGAAGTGGCCACGGGCGTGCTGGTGCATCGCGGCCGCATCTTCATCCAGAAGCGGCTGCCGCATGGCGCCTGGGGCGGGCTGTGGGAATTTCCCGGCGGCCGCATCGAACCCGAGGAAACGCCACATCAGGCCGTGGTGCGAGAACTGCTGGAAGAGACGGGCTATCCCGTGGCCGTGACGGATAAAATCGCCCTCGTCCGCCACGGGTACACCACCTACAAGGTGGCCCTGCACTGCTTTGCCTGCCGGCTGGAGATTGATCCCGCCGCGGAAGACATCCCCGCCCCGCAGCTCACCGCCGCCCAGGACGCCCGCTGGGTGACCCTGCGCGACCTGGCCCACTACGCCTTCCCGGCCGGGCACCGGAAGCTGATTGATCTGATGGAGCGGGATCTGCGATTTGCGTGA
- a CDS encoding Crp/Fnr family transcriptional regulator, giving the protein MELMRAVGGTSLFQGLAPKQLERLANIATSRQVDKGQIIFTTGEEAKGFYSVATGKVRIFRAVPSGKEHVLHVFGPGEAFGEVAVFKDMRFPATAQALENSRLLFYPRLAFVNTLKDDPDLAMQMLALLSERLKFFVKKIEDLSLKELPSRLAGHFLVLAGSHHKDTFSLDMPKSQLAAYLGALPETLSRALRDMQDRELILVDGRTITLKDRETLELLARGEL; this is encoded by the coding sequence ATGGAGCTCATGCGTGCGGTGGGCGGCACGTCCCTTTTCCAGGGACTCGCCCCCAAGCAGCTGGAACGACTGGCGAACATTGCCACCTCCCGTCAGGTGGACAAAGGGCAGATCATCTTCACCACCGGCGAGGAGGCCAAGGGCTTTTACAGCGTGGCCACCGGCAAGGTGCGCATTTTCCGCGCCGTGCCCTCGGGCAAGGAGCATGTGCTGCACGTATTCGGCCCGGGCGAGGCCTTCGGCGAGGTGGCCGTCTTCAAAGACATGCGGTTCCCCGCCACGGCCCAGGCCCTGGAGAACTCCCGCCTGCTCTTTTACCCCCGTCTGGCCTTCGTGAACACCCTCAAGGACGATCCGGACCTGGCCATGCAGATGCTCGCCCTGCTCTCCGAGCGGCTGAAGTTCTTCGTCAAGAAAATCGAAGATCTGAGCCTGAAAGAACTGCCCAGCCGCCTGGCCGGGCACTTTCTGGTGCTGGCCGGCTCCCACCACAAGGACACCTTCAGCCTGGACATGCCCAAAAGCCAGCTGGCCGCCTACCTGGGCGCGCTGCCGGAAACCCTCTCCCGGGCCCTGCGAGACATGCAGGACCGGGAACTGATCCTCGTGGACGGCCGGACCATCACCCTGAAGGATAGAGAGACGCTGGAGTTGCTGGCCCGGGGCGAGCTGTAG
- the atpB gene encoding F0F1 ATP synthase subunit A yields MAGGLPHPVLFAELTGVNGALSKALGVSSAAHIFYTWVAMAILFGIAILLRGKLKMVPSGLQNVMETVVGGLENFVVENVGEDGRKVFGPLCIIFIFILTQNLLGLVPGCDAPTANVNTNAAMALTVFVYYNAIGIMRWGPGYIKHFMGPMAVMAPFMLVLECISHVARPVSLTLRLFGNIRGEEVAILLMFILAPILGTIPIYFLFLLGKVLQAFIFFMLTMIYLKGSLEHAH; encoded by the coding sequence ATGGCCGGCGGATTGCCACATCCGGTACTGTTCGCGGAACTTACGGGCGTGAATGGTGCGCTTTCCAAGGCGCTTGGCGTTTCAAGCGCCGCGCACATCTTCTACACGTGGGTGGCCATGGCCATCCTCTTCGGCATCGCCATCCTGCTGCGCGGCAAGCTGAAGATGGTCCCCAGCGGATTGCAGAACGTGATGGAGACCGTTGTAGGGGGCTTGGAGAATTTCGTGGTGGAGAACGTGGGTGAAGATGGCCGCAAGGTCTTCGGCCCGCTGTGCATCATCTTCATCTTCATTCTGACCCAGAACCTGCTGGGCCTGGTGCCCGGTTGCGACGCCCCCACGGCCAACGTGAACACCAACGCCGCCATGGCGCTGACCGTGTTCGTGTACTACAACGCCATCGGCATCATGCGCTGGGGTCCCGGCTACATCAAGCACTTCATGGGCCCCATGGCCGTGATGGCGCCGTTCATGCTGGTGCTGGAGTGCATCTCCCACGTGGCCCGGCCTGTCTCCCTCACGCTTCGTCTTTTCGGCAACATCCGCGGTGAGGAAGTTGCCATCCTGCTGATGTTCATCCTGGCTCCCATCCTGGGCACCATTCCGATCTACTTCCTCTTCTTGCTTGGCAAGGTGCTGCAGGCCTTCATCTTCTTCATGCTGACCATGATCTACCTCAAGGGCTCGCTGGAACACGCCCACTAG
- the hcp gene encoding hydroxylamine reductase has product MFCYQCEQTNKSQACTTMGVCGKKADVAALQDLTVYALKGLAQVASAGREAGVVDPAVGPFMVAAMFSTLTNVNFDPQRFQVQLNELVAKREALKIAIKAKNPGVSFPAGPADFQPAVSLEDLVKQGEGQAIPDHRDPNPDIESLKQTCIYGIKGVAAYADHAYILGQQDDAVYAYIEKALSESLTTDKDLGFWVNMAMECGQANLKAMELLDAANTGAYGHPTPVSVPLGHRKNKCILVSGHDLHDLYNLLQATEGKGIDIYTHGEMLPCHGYPKLKEFKHFYGHFGTAWQNQQREFAEFPGAILMTTNCIQKPAATYMDHIFTTGLVGWPGATHVPNGDFSAVIEKALAMPGFTDDLDKGAVLTGFARNAVLGVADKVIDAVKSGAIKHFFLVAGCDGAKPGRNYYTEFVEKLPQDTVVLTLACGKFRFFDKQLGDIDGIPRLLDVGQCNDAYSAIQIAVALAGAFNCGVNDLPLSMVLSWYEQKAVAILLTLLSLGIKNIRLGPTLPAFLTPNVLNFLVEQFNIMPISTPDEDIKAILGSAA; this is encoded by the coding sequence ATGTTTTGCTACCAGTGCGAACAGACGAACAAGAGCCAGGCCTGCACCACCATGGGCGTTTGCGGCAAAAAGGCCGACGTGGCCGCCCTGCAGGATCTGACGGTGTATGCCCTCAAGGGTCTGGCCCAGGTGGCGAGCGCGGGCCGCGAAGCCGGCGTGGTGGATCCCGCGGTGGGCCCCTTCATGGTCGCGGCGATGTTCTCCACCCTGACCAACGTGAACTTCGATCCCCAGCGCTTCCAGGTGCAGCTGAACGAGCTGGTGGCCAAGCGCGAGGCCCTCAAGATCGCCATCAAGGCCAAGAATCCCGGCGTGAGCTTCCCCGCCGGTCCCGCGGACTTCCAGCCCGCCGTCTCGCTTGAGGATCTGGTGAAGCAGGGCGAAGGCCAGGCCATCCCCGATCACCGCGATCCTAATCCGGATATCGAATCCCTCAAGCAGACCTGCATTTACGGCATCAAGGGCGTTGCCGCCTATGCCGACCACGCCTACATCCTGGGCCAGCAGGACGACGCCGTGTACGCCTACATCGAGAAGGCCCTGTCCGAATCCCTGACCACGGACAAGGACCTGGGCTTCTGGGTGAACATGGCCATGGAATGCGGCCAGGCCAACCTCAAGGCCATGGAATTGCTGGACGCCGCCAATACCGGCGCCTACGGGCATCCCACCCCGGTGAGCGTGCCCCTGGGCCACCGCAAGAACAAGTGTATCCTGGTCTCCGGCCATGATCTGCACGACCTGTACAACCTGCTCCAGGCCACCGAAGGCAAGGGCATCGACATCTACACCCATGGCGAGATGCTGCCGTGCCACGGGTACCCGAAGTTGAAGGAATTCAAGCATTTTTATGGCCATTTCGGCACGGCCTGGCAGAACCAGCAGCGCGAATTCGCCGAGTTCCCCGGCGCCATTCTGATGACCACCAACTGCATCCAGAAGCCGGCCGCCACGTACATGGACCACATCTTCACCACCGGTCTGGTGGGCTGGCCCGGCGCCACCCATGTGCCCAACGGCGACTTCTCCGCAGTCATCGAAAAGGCCCTGGCCATGCCCGGCTTCACTGACGACCTGGACAAGGGCGCCGTGCTGACCGGCTTTGCCCGCAACGCCGTGCTGGGCGTGGCGGACAAGGTGATCGACGCCGTGAAGAGCGGCGCCATCAAGCACTTCTTCCTGGTGGCCGGCTGCGACGGCGCCAAGCCCGGCCGCAACTACTACACGGAATTCGTGGAAAAACTGCCCCAGGATACCGTGGTGCTGACCCTGGCCTGCGGCAAGTTCCGCTTCTTTGACAAGCAATTGGGCGATATCGACGGCATCCCCCGCCTGCTGGACGTGGGCCAGTGCAACGACGCCTACTCCGCCATCCAGATCGCCGTGGCCCTGGCCGGGGCCTTCAACTGTGGCGTGAACGATCTGCCCCTGTCCATGGTCCTTTCCTGGTACGAGCAAAAGGCCGTGGCCATCCTGCTCACGCTGCTCTCCCTGGGCATCAAGAACATCCGCCTTGGGCCGACCCTGCCGGCGTTCCTCACGCCCAATGTGCTGAACTTCCTGGTGGAACAGTTCAACATCATGCCCATCTCCACCCCGGATGAAGACATCAAGGCCATCCTGGGATCCGCTGCGTAA